Below is a window of Stygiolobus azoricus DNA.
ACAGCTTGGAATGCCTTTAAAAAAGCAGCGGAAGTGGCAAGGGATTTAGGCTTATACGCAGCAGGTCAAGATCTTCTATCAGATTCATTCTCTGGTAATATTAGAGGTTTAGGGCCAGGTGTTGCAGAAATGGAAATTGAAGAAAGAGTTTCGGAACCGATAGCTATATTTATGGCTGATAAGACTGAGCCCGGTGCTTTTAACTTACCTCTGTATAAAATGTTTGCTGATCCTTTCAATACACCAGGGTTAGTTATAGATCCTACAATGCACAACGGGTTCAAATTTGAGGTTCTAGATGTATATGAGGGAGAAGCAGTAACTTTAACTGCTCCTCAAGAATTATATGATCTATTAGCATTAATTGGCACACCAGCTAGATATGTAATTAGAAGAATATATAGAAATGATGATAATTTATTAGCTGCAGTAGTGGCTATAGAAAGACTTAACTTGATAGCAGGAAAATATGTTGGGAAGGACGACCCAGTTACAATAGTTAGGTTACAGCACGGTTTACCTGCACTTGGTGAAGCACTTGAAGCGTTCTCATTTCCTCATTTAGTTCCTGGTTGGATGAGAGGTAGTCACTACGGCCCTTTAATGCCTGTATCGCAAAGAGATGCTAGAGCTACTAGATTTGACGGTCCTCCAAGGCTAGTAGGTCTAGGATTTAACGTAAAGAACGGTAAGTTAGTAGGTCCGAGCGATCTGTTCGATGATCCTGCATTTGATGAGGCAAGAAGATTAGCAAATGTTATAGCAGATTATATGAGAAGACACGGCCCATTCATGCCCCACAGATTAGAGCCTACAGAGATGGAGTATACAACGTTACCTTTAATTCAAGAGAAGTTAAGACCGAGGTTTAAGAAAGAGGCAGACATGTATAAGACGAAAGAAAGTATATATACTAAAGGTAAATCGAGTGGAGAAACACATGATTAACTTTTTCTTTCTTAGTACTTTTTAACACTATGGAGGTAAATTAACGTGGGAAATGTTTATACGAAAGACATAAAGAGAGTTGCTCAAGAATTATATGAGAAATTTAAGGATCAAGTTACAGCAGATTTTTACTTAAATAAGAAATTGGTTGACATGTACGTGGATGTTCAATCCAAAAAGGTAAAGAATAGAATAGCAGGGTATTTAACTAGATTTGCTAAATTAAGTAAAGAACAAGCCACTAAAGAAGTGGCCGAAGAGGAAAGTGAAGAGTAGAGCATGAAATTAACTATAATTTTTAGGGGACCTTTAGCCGTCACTTTAGGCAATGAGAAAATAGAATATAATGGCGAGGAGAAGTCTATAATCGAGGTTATAAAGAAACTAGATAATAATAAAGGTATTTTATATGATTATAAATTAAAAAATATTAAATCTGGATATATAATACTAGTTAATGGCAAAGATTACAGATTATTAGAAGATAATAAAATAAAAGACGGAGACATTATAGAAATAATTCCGATAAATCATGGTGGTTAAAAATAACAGTCAAGGTCATTAAATTGAATAGTTCTATTAACGATATTAAGTCTTTGGTTAAATATGAAAACGATTGTGTCTCCCAAATATTGCCTTATCTACCTAGCGATATAGAGTTAGAACAAGCTTGTGAGGTATTTATGTACTTGTTATCCAAAGATGAGATAAAGAAAAGATTTAAGTCACTACCACTACTCTTTCTCCTTCTTTTAACTCATGATAGAAATATCAATGAGGCTTTAAGTAAAGTAAAATCTGAAAATGAAAAAGTAGAGGTTGTATATCAAATTATATGCTGTAAGGATAGGGAGAACAAAGAGTTTAAAATACGTTCAAGAGAGGACAGAATAAAATTGTCAATAAACGCAATACATTCAATGGAGTGGCTCTCTTAAATTTTAACATTCTATGTCATGAATAGTAGAGTTTTTTCTCCAGTTCTTATGGCTGTGGGTATTCTAATTCTGGTTAATTCACTTCACATAATTAATATTTCAATAATTTATTTACTACTAATATCTGGAATTGTAGGTATTTTATTGCTAATTACAACTAAACTGAACTATCATAAGGTTAAAGACGTAATAGTTAGAGCCGAAGTTAAAGGCTCTATACATAGGATTAAGTACAACTCCAAGGAATTCGTTTACGTTTCATTTAAAATAATTGGTAAGGAGACGGGTAATCAGATCGACTACTCAAAAGAGATTTCCCAAGCTATAGAGGTTATTAAAAGGCATAAAGAACGTAAGGTTAATGTAGCTATTTTAACTACTCTAGACCCTTTTCCTGGAAGTGGATTCATTTTTTATAGAGAGGTTCAAAACGATTACGATGAGACAGACTTCATTACACAAGTTTTAAGTTTAAAAAATGTAGTAGAAAGCATTGCTCCTCATATCTCCTTAGAACCTGTATCCATTAACGATAGTGTTTTTTTGCCATTTCCTAAAGTGATGGGTAGTGTAGTCTTTTCAGGTCATATTTTTTATAAAAGATTTAGCGTTGAAGAATCCGATTTCTTGGATTATAAGTATGATATCGAGATAGGAAAAACGATAGATAATTATCAGATTCCTGTAGGGTTTTTGTCATCAGATGTGTTTAAACATATTGCAATATTTGGTGCTACTGGAAGTGGCAAAACACACACTGCTTCAGTGATAGCTAAGGAGTTATTTGATAAAGGATTTAATGTAGTAGTATTAGACTGGCATGGTGAATATAAGAATTACTTATCTGATTTTAACTACTATGGTAAAGATAATATTATTCCGCTTAATCCTATAGCTTATGAAGAGCAAGACACTGAAGATATAATAGAGATAACAAAAGAAGCACTAGAGTTAACCGAACCGCAGACATTTCTAATGTACTTGGTATTAGAGCAACTAAAACGAGTTAGAAGGCTTGACTCTACTTCTTTAAAGCTAATTCTAGAATCAATAAACGCTGAATCATACATGATTAGAGATATAAAATTTGCATTAGGCAGAAAATTGTACGTTTTAACTACTCCACAAGGTAGGAAGTTATTTTCAATAGATGGGGGTGACTCATTTATCGATTTAGGAGAGAGATTAAAAGGAGGGAATATTATAGATCTAAGTACTATATATAACATAAAGTTGAGAAGATTATATGCGTTATATTTAATGAAATTTTTATTCGAATATTACCAGAGATTCAGGGATCCAGACAAAAAGGCTGTTATAATTGTTGAGGAGGCTCAAAATTATTTTAATGGTAATAATGAGATATTGAAAAGGGCATTACAAGAAATTCGAAAATTCAACATAGGCTTATGTATAGTATCACAATCTCCTTCTAGTGTAGATCCAGAGGTTATGAAAAATACTAGTATAAAGATTATTCATTCTATTAAATCCAACTTAGATAAGAAGATAATATCAGATTCGATAGGCTTAGATAAAGAACAAATTAATATATTAGACAAATTAGATATAGGAGAAGCTGTTTTCATAGCTCCTAACATAAGGAAAAATATATTAATTAAAATTAAAAAAATCGGTTAGTCTTCTTCGGAGGGCTTACTTTCTCCTCCTTTTTCTCCTCCTTTACTTTCACTCTTCTTACCAGCAGCTATTAAGTCGTCTATTCTTAAGATTAATGTAGCAGCTTCTGTAGCAGCTTTTATAGCATTAATCTTAACTAGTGCCGGTTCAATTACTCCTAGCCTCCACATATCTTCTATCTGTCCAGTGTAAACGTTAATTCCCACCCACTTATTTGTTTCATTCTCGTGAGCACTTCTTAACTTTACTATTAGGTCTATTGGATCGTATCCGCCGTTCTCTATGAGTATCATAACTAAGCTCTCTAATGCGTTAGCATAAGCTTCAATGGCTAGTTGCTCTTTTCCGCCAACTTGAGGAGCGTACTTCCTTAATCTCTTTGCTATCTCTATTTCTACTGCTCCTCCACCGGCTACAGCTCTACCATCTCTTATCACATCCGCTACAGTACCTAGTGCGTCTCTTAAAGCTCTTTCAGTCTCGTCAACTACTCTTTCTAAACCTCCTCTGATCAATATGCTTACGGCCTTGGGGTTCTTTGCTCCTTCAACGAATACCATTTTATCCTCTCCTACTTTCCTCTCTTCAACAAGTGCAGCATATCCTAAGTCTTGAGGTGTTAGTTCGTCAATGTTAGACACAACTCTACCTCCAGTGGCTCTTGCTAGTTTTTCTAGGTCACTCTTCTTAGCTCTCCTTACTGCAAGAATTCCTTTCTTAGCTAAATAGTGCTGAGCTACTTCATCGATGCCTTTCTGGCATATAACAACGTTAGCGCCAGTTTGGGCTATTTTCTCAACTTTCTCTTTGAGTATGTTTTCTTCTTCTTCTAGGAACTTCTGCATTTGAGTTGGGTCATTAATTCTAATTTCAGCGTCAAGCTCAGGCTTTTCGACCTCTAGTGAGGCGTCTAGCAAAGCTATTTTAGCGTTTTCAACTCTCTTAGGCATTCCAGGATGTACTACTTCTTTATCAACTACAATACCGTACACTATTTGCGTATCATTTATACTTCCGCCATGTTTCTTTACTATTTGTATGTTATCTAGATCAACGTACCACTTATTTCCTCTTAACTCGGCTACCTGAGTTACAGCCTTTACTACTATGTCTGCTAAGTACTCTCTTGCACCGGCTACAGCCTTACTATATAAAGATGTTATTGCTACCTTTCTTAGAATGTCAGTATCGTTTATTGAGACACTGGTAGCAATTTCTTGTATTGTTTTCAAAGCTTGTTCTTCAGCTTTCTTAAATCCGCTGACAATTATCGTTGGATGAATTTCCTTATATAATAGTTCTTCAGCTTTTTTAACTAACTCTCCTGCTAATATTACAGCTGTCTTAGTACCGTCTGCAGTTTCCTCGTCTTGCCCTTTTGCTATCTGTACTAGGAGCTTAGCGGCTGGGTGTTGTAGATCCATTTTGTCTAGTATGGTAGCGCCATCATTAGTAATTGTTATATCGCCTAGGCTGTCTACTAGCATTTTATCCATTCCTCTAGGTCCATAAGTAGTCTTCAAGGCTTCTTCTACTGCTTTTACAGCAGCTATGTTTATTCTTAGTGCCTCTTTACCATAAGTTCTACTTGATCCTTCCTTTAATATTATAACTGGGATACCTTCAGGAGTGGTTGCTACTGTAGCTGTGGATGCCATACCCTTTATCACCTGTTCGTTTTTCCATTAGAAGAGGTTATATAAAAATTTTTCTCAAAGCTATTTCCTTATTGATTGGTTAACCTCTCAGATATCATGCTATGTTCTGCCTTAGAAAATAGTTCTTCAATTTTACTCCTTATAATAGCACGTTCTTTAGATTTAACGGTAGATAAAATTTTTCTAAAGTATTTCTTACTAATACCAAGCATAGGTTCTATCTTATTAAACAATTCTATATCATAGAAATAAAGAGCTAGGGCTACCTTGTATTTTATGTGCTTATCCTTAAACTTAGGTATCCGATCAATGAAATCATATACTATAAATAATTTCTCATTATTTTCTATATATTTTAAAGATATAAGCGAGGATTCTCTTATTATACTTCCGTTATAAAATATTAATTTTTCTTCGAAATTTTTTCTAGATTTTTTCACTCTATTTACCTTTATATTTATATCTAATATCTTGTTTGTTTTACTTATAAAATTTGATGATTTATTTAAGAAAATTTCTTGTGGTGTAATGTATTTACTGCTAGATATATTTTCTATTTCATAATCATTATATGCGCTTTGATCAAAAATTTGATCCACTACCAGTCCGCAACTACTACACACGATTACGCCGTTCTTATAATCCCATACTAAGTTTTTACTTTTACAGTATGGACATTCCATAGGATATTACATGCCTCTACATTATACTTTTTAGTTAGTTCTAAAACTAAGAATACTGACTCAGATGACAGAAAATAATGATATTGATAAATTTATAGTTATTAATGATTTAAAACAAAGGGGCAAGAAGGGAAAAATCTCTGGAAAATATATTTATTTAGAATCTGGGAGTAGGAAATATATAATTAAGACTTTAAATGAGAATAACAAAGTTAGCGTAAAAGAGATAGAAGATTTTGTAGAATTTTCCTCGAAAGTAGATAAGGAAAGTGTAATAGCTATAGTTGATAAATACGGGGATGTAAGTTACTATTTTTTGTCAGAAATAAAATTAAATAAGAAGGGGGGAAGTGTTGATATCATATGAACCCATAAGAGGAATGAAAGATTATTACGGGAAAGAACTAGAGAAGATTAAGTTCATCGAAAATACTTTCAGAGAAATTGTGACTAAAGCTGGTTACTCAGAAATTTATACTCCAGTAGTAGAAGAGTTTGAACTGTTCTCACTAAAAGGTGGTGAAGAGTTAAGAAATACGATGTACGTATTCAAGGATAAAGCAGGTAGAGAAGTAGCACTAAGGCCTGAGTTTACTCCTAGTGTAGTTAGAGCTTATCTAAACGGAATGCAACATCTTCCAAAACCCCTCAGACTGTTCTATATTGGAACAGTATATAGGTATGATGAACCTCAATATGGTAGGTATAGAGAGTTTAGGCAAGCAGGGATCGAACTTATAGGATCTAGTAACATATTATCCGATATTGAAGTTCTTAACTTATTGATTGAAGTCTATTCTTCTTTAGGTTTGATTAATGAAATAGAAATTAAAATTAATAATATTGCAATTTACAGAAAGATTTTTAATAATATGAATATTGACGAAAGTAAACAAGAGCATATTCTCCACTTAATAGACA
It encodes the following:
- a CDS encoding TFIIB-type zinc ribbon-containing protein, with the translated sequence MECPYCKSKNLVWDYKNGVIVCSSCGLVVDQIFDQSAYNDYEIENISSSKYITPQEIFLNKSSNFISKTNKILDINIKVNRVKKSRKNFEEKLIFYNGSIIRESSLISLKYIENNEKLFIVYDFIDRIPKFKDKHIKYKVALALYFYDIELFNKIEPMLGISKKYFRKILSTVKSKERAIIRSKIEELFSKAEHSMISERLTNQ
- a CDS encoding MoaD/ThiS family protein, yielding MKLTIIFRGPLAVTLGNEKIEYNGEEKSIIEVIKKLDNNKGILYDYKLKNIKSGYIILVNGKDYRLLEDNKIKDGDIIEIIPINHGG
- a CDS encoding ribonuclease BN, which codes for MTENNDIDKFIVINDLKQRGKKGKISGKYIYLESGSRKYIIKTLNENNKVSVKEIEDFVEFSSKVDKESVIAIVDKYGDVSYYFLSEIKLNKKGGSVDII
- a CDS encoding 30S ribosomal protein S17e: MGNVYTKDIKRVAQELYEKFKDQVTADFYLNKKLVDMYVDVQSKKVKNRIAGYLTRFAKLSKEQATKEVAEEESEE
- the thsB gene encoding thermosome subunit beta, translated to MASTATVATTPEGIPVIILKEGSSRTYGKEALRINIAAVKAVEEALKTTYGPRGMDKMLVDSLGDITITNDGATILDKMDLQHPAAKLLVQIAKGQDEETADGTKTAVILAGELVKKAEELLYKEIHPTIIVSGFKKAEEQALKTIQEIATSVSINDTDILRKVAITSLYSKAVAGAREYLADIVVKAVTQVAELRGNKWYVDLDNIQIVKKHGGSINDTQIVYGIVVDKEVVHPGMPKRVENAKIALLDASLEVEKPELDAEIRINDPTQMQKFLEEEENILKEKVEKIAQTGANVVICQKGIDEVAQHYLAKKGILAVRRAKKSDLEKLARATGGRVVSNIDELTPQDLGYAALVEERKVGEDKMVFVEGAKNPKAVSILIRGGLERVVDETERALRDALGTVADVIRDGRAVAGGGAVEIEIAKRLRKYAPQVGGKEQLAIEAYANALESLVMILIENGGYDPIDLIVKLRSAHENETNKWVGINVYTGQIEDMWRLGVIEPALVKINAIKAATEAATLILRIDDLIAAGKKSESKGGEKGGESKPSEED
- a CDS encoding ATP-binding protein; this encodes MNSRVFSPVLMAVGILILVNSLHIINISIIYLLLISGIVGILLLITTKLNYHKVKDVIVRAEVKGSIHRIKYNSKEFVYVSFKIIGKETGNQIDYSKEISQAIEVIKRHKERKVNVAILTTLDPFPGSGFIFYREVQNDYDETDFITQVLSLKNVVESIAPHISLEPVSINDSVFLPFPKVMGSVVFSGHIFYKRFSVEESDFLDYKYDIEIGKTIDNYQIPVGFLSSDVFKHIAIFGATGSGKTHTASVIAKELFDKGFNVVVLDWHGEYKNYLSDFNYYGKDNIIPLNPIAYEEQDTEDIIEITKEALELTEPQTFLMYLVLEQLKRVRRLDSTSLKLILESINAESYMIRDIKFALGRKLYVLTTPQGRKLFSIDGGDSFIDLGERLKGGNIIDLSTIYNIKLRRLYALYLMKFLFEYYQRFRDPDKKAVIIVEEAQNYFNGNNEILKRALQEIRKFNIGLCIVSQSPSSVDPEVMKNTSIKIIHSIKSNLDKKIISDSIGLDKEQINILDKLDIGEAVFIAPNIRKNILIKIKKIG
- the fbp gene encoding fructose-1,6-bisphosphate aldolase/phosphatase: MRTTISVIKADIGSLAGHHVVHPDTMAAASKVLAEAKAQGILIDYYITHVGDDLQLIMTHTRGELDPKVHETAWNAFKKAAEVARDLGLYAAGQDLLSDSFSGNIRGLGPGVAEMEIEERVSEPIAIFMADKTEPGAFNLPLYKMFADPFNTPGLVIDPTMHNGFKFEVLDVYEGEAVTLTAPQELYDLLALIGTPARYVIRRIYRNDDNLLAAVVAIERLNLIAGKYVGKDDPVTIVRLQHGLPALGEALEAFSFPHLVPGWMRGSHYGPLMPVSQRDARATRFDGPPRLVGLGFNVKNGKLVGPSDLFDDPAFDEARRLANVIADYMRRHGPFMPHRLEPTEMEYTTLPLIQEKLRPRFKKEADMYKTKESIYTKGKSSGETHD